GTCTCTTAAGATTTTTTATTTTTATGAGTTGCACCTAAAATGAGCAAAGTTGCCACAAAACTATACAATAGTTGTCCCGAAAATATACCAAAGTTGACATTTTTTTATATTCAAATCCACTACGGACTAATTCACAATAAAGCCCAACAAAATTACGTCTTAATATCAAATAGTACAAAACCCAATAACAAAAATCTTACTATCTCTAACTTTACAACAGATAACATTCTTTATAACGTACAGGCAAATCAAATAATAATTTAAAACTCTCATAATATTTTTTATATCGATTTTTAAGTTATTAATAATAAGCAAAAAAATTTTCTAAAGCATAAATTTTGAAAAATGCTTTAGAAAAAATATTTATATTTCACATAATTTTATTACTTACTTTCAAGATCCATGACAGTATACATATTGATATTTTTTTGAACTAAAATTCATGCAAAAATGTACTAACTAAAAGTATACAATCGAATACAAATATATACTAAGTGATAGTTAAAATTTAAACCAAATAAAATATCTGTATTTATTTAAATCAATTAAAAATATTTTTTACCTCTATTCACTTGCATTGTTACTATAAATAGACTATCCTTCTACTAAGGTTAAAGAATGTTAAAATTAATACTGCTCATCACTATTACAACTAACACATTCTCTATATGTGAAAATATAAAAAAAGAAAACACAAAATATTATGATTATGATAAATACCGCTACTTAAAAAGAAAACTAGTTCGTGTAAAAAACTGGAAAACTAATTTTAATAACTTGACAAATTTAGGAGTATACTTCACACACCAAATCGAAAAGATTAAATCTGTACTTAGCCTTTCTGATAAAGAATTATCTCTAGAATGTAAATACAAGCCAAACAGTAACACATGTACCCCACTATCAAACAATGTAGCATTTCGATACCACGACATAATTAAACATTACCACACATTTATTAATACTCTCAAACATAAAAATCTTGACCAAGCTGCTTATATCATATATGAAATAACTGAATTGGGAGCGATATTAAGTCATACAAGCGAAACTATAGTCATGTTCAATTACCCTAGGATACAAGAATTCTTAAAACGTTATAACAAATATAAGCCCATTTTCATAAAACTTAAAGATATTTATTCAAAGGCAAAACATGATTACAACTTAACTCTCAATATACTCAAGCAAAATTATACAGACAATAATTTCTGCAAATTTATGCTTAAATTCGTAGAAACTCATAAGATCGCTACTCATGTTTATTTCAACATGGATAACCTTCGCTTTAAATGCATAGACAGTGGATCATCAATACCAGAAACCATCAATCCATATTGCACCAAATTAACATCCACAATATTATAAAACATAAAAATTAAATATACATACCCTAAAAAACCATCCATATCCCCTATTAAGGACCTAAATATTCCAAATATATACTTTAATAAATACTCTTCTCTTATCACTAATATTCAAAATAAAGTTTATATCAAAATATACTCACTAAAATATATAAAATATATACTAATTTACATTTCCAAATTTCAATAAATTGTTCTGAATAATACATAAATTTAGATTATATAAAATATTTTTTTATTTAAAATATTTAAAAATTGCTTCAAAAGATATTTTTCTTGCTCCATCAACATACTAAACACTATTATGCTCATAATTGATCACTCCCCCTAGAATAACTCTCACTAGTATATATTCAATGCCTACTTAAATATCAAAATTAATAATATCCCTATACATATAATAATAATTGTTCCTAGCATCCAATTATATACTTTTAAAGTATTTCTAAGCTCCATCTTATTAATGTCTATCTTATTATCTAATTCATTAAATTTAATTTCTATTTTATTAGATAAATCAATATTGACTGCTTTAATCTCGGCTTGCAAGAATGATTCTACCTTTTCTAATTTAATATCAAAGTTTTCTTTCAAAAACTCAATATCTTTATATTGATAACTCATTCCTATAATAACTATAAGACAAATCAACAGCAATTTATTTACTTATACCTGCTCTAGTAAGCTCTGCTATCACCATCTATTGTGTAATTACTGGTTACGAAAGTACCATAACAATCTTCTTATTATATAATACATTATATTTTATAAAAACCCTATTTTACTAAAACACCATTTCAATAAACAACTATTTAAATCCAATAAAATATACACCAATAATAAAATACACAATGAAGCATCATTACCATATCTCATCTTGACTTATAAGCCCTAACCAAAGCTATCTTTCAACACAAATTAACAAAATTTATAATTACTCAACAAAAACTATAACAAAAAAATAAACTTTGCAAAAACAATTAATACTTATCAAGTATATAGAATAATTCTCAAATAATAAAATATAATAATTTATATCAAATTTAAAAATTAAATAAGGAGAATATTATGAATATATTTATCAAATTATTAGTACTTTATCACACATTGCTTTTATACTGCTGCAGTGAATATCAATTGAACACAGGCTCTAATCCCGATAACACTCAATCAATAGAGCCCCCAACACTCAAAATTCAAGAACATAGAAATGAAAATACACAAGAATCAAATATACTTACTTTAACTAATGAAGAAAAGGACAAATTTAACTTATTAATGTTTGCATTTAATAAAGCATTTCAAGAACTACGAAATATGATTGAAGCATATCAAAATGGTACATTGAACCATCCTAGAGATCTAATCGAAGATTATCAACATGAACTAAATAGATATACAAGTTTTGTTAATTGGCTTTCAAAAGACATATCAAAACAAAAAGAATTAGCTAATGCTTTTTCTCCAATCTATAATCTCCTAGAAAAAGAACGGAAATTATATGCAAACAACATAACTCTTGAAAAACATATAAGCAATATATTAACCAAAGGAAGACATCATTACTTAGAGGAATATCGCAATCCAGTTGATAATCCAGTACGAAGTTTTTTCTATCATTATGTTACTTTTATTAGAAATACCAATGAAGAAATGTTCGAAGCATTTAAAGAATATATACAAAGTAATACAATGATTGTCCAATCTCTAAGAGATACCGTAGAGTTTATACCTATTCCTACACAATGAATAGGTATATCTAACCATACTGCTACATAGCAACTG
This genomic window from Borrelia coriaceae contains:
- a CDS encoding Mlp family lipoprotein, producing the protein MNIFIKLLVLYHTLLLYCCSEYQLNTGSNPDNTQSIEPPTLKIQEHRNENTQESNILTLTNEEKDKFNLLMFAFNKAFQELRNMIEAYQNGTLNHPRDLIEDYQHELNRYTSFVNWLSKDISKQKELANAFSPIYNLLEKERKLYANNITLEKHISNILTKGRHHYLEEYRNPVDNPVRSFFYHYVTFIRNTNEEMFEAFKEYIQSNTMIVQSLRDTVEFIPIPTQ